The following are from one region of the Anomaloglossus baeobatrachus isolate aAnoBae1 chromosome 1, aAnoBae1.hap1, whole genome shotgun sequence genome:
- the LOC142255202 gene encoding uncharacterized protein LOC142255202, whose protein sequence is MPHPTGQIRLRRAQRSRLLIILLLLLRRRRRQAMTKKMWVHPLVMAREEKGHFASLYRDLRRYPDKFMSFCRLPINSFDHLLAIVKTDLTYKDTVMRRSISAEERLLITLRFLATGESFGNLQFRVGKSTISEIVRCTCNVIWQKLQPIVMPSPTEETWLQVAAGFKTVANFPNCIGAVDGKHCS, encoded by the exons ATGCCGCACCCCACAGGACAGATACGTCTACGCAGGGCCCAACGAAGTCGGCTGCTCATTATTCTACTGTTATTACTTCGCCGTCGTAGACGCCAG GCAATGACAAAAAAGATGTGGGTGCATCCTCTTGTCATGGCACGTGAGGAGAAAGGCCATTTTGCCTCACTGTACAGAGATTTAAGGCG ttatcCAGACAAATTCATGTCTTTTTGTCGGCTCCCCATCAACTCTTTTGATCATCTACTAGCAATTGTCAAAACGGACCTAACATACAAGGACACTGTGATGCGAAGGTCTATCTCAGCTGAGGAAaggctgctcatcaccttgcg atttctGGCCACTGGAGAGAGTTTTGGTAATCTTCAATTTCGGGTTGGTAAATCAACCATTtccgaaattgtgaggtgcacatgcaACGTGATCTGGCAGAAGTTGCAGCCCATAGTGATGCCTTCCCCAACCGAGGAGACTTGGCTGCAGGTTGCGGCAGGCTTTAAGACTGTGGCCAACTTCCCCAACTGCATAGGTGCCGTCGATGGCAAACAT